The following proteins come from a genomic window of Sphingosinicella flava:
- the folE gene encoding GTP cyclohydrolase I FolE, giving the protein MAETNNGKPKLSHAAPEDGDLVEAPAKIPVPDDVAEAVRTLIRWTGDDPDREGLLDTPARVARAWKEYTRGYGEDPAHHLSRTFEEVGGYDEIVLLKDIPFQSHCEHHMAPIIGKAAIAYLPRDRVVGISKLARVLHGFARRLQVQERLTAQVADCVWEHLQPKGVAVIIEASHACMSARGVNTPGVMMTTSRMMGTFRSDERSRREVLALMGY; this is encoded by the coding sequence GTGGCCGAAACGAATAATGGAAAGCCCAAATTGAGCCACGCAGCACCCGAAGACGGCGACCTCGTCGAAGCTCCCGCCAAAATCCCCGTCCCCGACGATGTCGCGGAGGCCGTGCGCACGCTCATCCGCTGGACGGGCGACGACCCCGACCGCGAGGGCCTGCTCGACACGCCCGCCCGCGTTGCCCGCGCGTGGAAGGAATATACGCGGGGCTATGGGGAGGATCCGGCGCACCATCTCAGCCGCACGTTTGAAGAGGTGGGCGGCTATGACGAGATCGTCCTTTTGAAGGACATCCCGTTCCAGTCCCATTGCGAACATCACATGGCGCCGATCATCGGCAAGGCGGCGATCGCCTATCTGCCCCGCGACCGGGTCGTCGGCATTTCGAAGCTCGCCCGCGTCCTCCACGGCTTCGCGCGGCGCCTTCAGGTGCAGGAGCGGCTGACCGCGCAGGTCGCTGATTGCGTGTGGGAGCATCTTCAGCCCAAGGGCGTCGCGGTGATCATCGAGGCGAGCCATGCCTGCATGAGCGCGCGGGGCGTCAACACGCCGGGCGTGATGATGACGACCAGCCGGATGATGGGCACCTTCCGGTCCGACGAGCGAAGCCGCCGCGAAGTCCTGGCCCTGATGGGCTATTGA
- a CDS encoding iron-containing redox enzyme family protein produces MATLPKDAARPVHGAQFLTDSFQRGLAHWNHERLAPAFPEADWQQMLDRDARMIRLEGAFLESLRAEIAQEAASAPTDADGFVAWFEALQDKGPGQGDPLFPWIAEEATREQLSWFLEQEAAGEAGFDDLVAYTQVKLPKQAKLELARNYWDEMGRGNPKGVHGPMLDGLIAALQLDARIDNTVWESLALANAMTAMATSRRYAWHSVGALGVIELTAPGRSAATATGLRRLGFSADERRYFDLHAVLDVKHSEAWNREALQPLVAEDPRRATAIAEGALIRLTCGARCFERYRAELW; encoded by the coding sequence ATGGCAACTTTGCCAAAAGACGCCGCGCGCCCCGTTCACGGCGCGCAGTTCCTGACCGATTCCTTCCAGCGCGGCCTCGCCCACTGGAACCACGAACGCCTGGCGCCCGCCTTTCCGGAGGCGGATTGGCAGCAAATGCTCGACCGCGACGCGCGGATGATTCGCCTTGAAGGCGCCTTCCTCGAAAGCCTGCGCGCGGAAATCGCGCAGGAGGCCGCATCCGCCCCGACGGACGCGGACGGCTTCGTCGCCTGGTTCGAAGCATTGCAGGACAAGGGGCCGGGCCAGGGCGATCCCCTCTTCCCCTGGATCGCGGAAGAGGCGACTCGCGAGCAGCTCAGCTGGTTCCTGGAACAGGAAGCCGCCGGGGAAGCCGGATTCGACGACCTCGTCGCCTATACGCAGGTGAAGCTGCCAAAGCAGGCCAAGCTCGAACTCGCCCGCAATTATTGGGACGAAATGGGACGCGGCAATCCCAAGGGCGTGCACGGCCCGATGCTCGACGGGCTGATCGCGGCGCTCCAGCTCGACGCCCGGATCGACAATACGGTCTGGGAAAGCCTCGCGCTCGCCAATGCGATGACCGCGATGGCGACGAGCCGCCGCTACGCCTGGCACAGCGTCGGCGCCCTGGGCGTGATCGAGCTCACCGCGCCTGGCCGCTCCGCCGCAACTGCCACGGGCCTCCGCCGCCTTGGCTTCAGCGCCGATGAACGGCGCTATTTCGACCTCCACGCCGTTCTCGACGTGAAACATAGCGAGGCGTGGAACCGGGAGGCGTTGCAGCCCCTGGTCGCCGAGGATCCCAGGCGCGCCACCGCGATCGCGGAAGGCGCGCTCATCCGCCTCACATGCGGCGCGCGCTGTTTCGAGCGTTACCGGGCGGAATTGTGGTGA